The Bombyx mori chromosome 4, ASM3026992v2 region aaaggacactgcacctggcccggacggcgtccatggccgggtttgggccttggctcttggtgccctaggggaccgactcttgaggctttataactcctgcctcgagtcgggacggtttccttcatcgtggaggacgggcagacttgtgctgttgagaatggaggggcgcccggctgatactgccgccgggtaccgtcccatcgtgttgttggatgaggtgggcaaactgctggaacgcattctggcagccctcatcatccagcatctgatcggggtgggacccgatctgtcggcggagcagtatggcttccgagagggccgctcaacggtggatgcgatccttcgcgtgcgggccctctcggaggaggccgtctgtgggggtggggtggctttggcagtgtcgctcgacatcgccaatgcgtttaacatcctgccctggtccgtgatagggggggcgctggaaagacacggagtgcccctctaccttcgccggctggtcggctcctacttggaggacagatcggtcacgtgtaccggacacggtggggtcgtgcatcggttcccggtcgtgcgcggtgttccacaggggtcggtactcggccctcttttgtggaatatcgggtatgactgggtactgaggggtgccctcctcccgggcctaagcgtaatctgttacgcagacgacaagctggtcgtggcccggggagggagctttgctgagtctgctcgtcttgccaccgctggggtagcgcatgtcgtcggcaaaatcaggagattgggcctcgacgtggcgctcagtaaatccgaggccatgtggttccacagggcccggagagtgccacctgtcaatgcccatatcgtggttggaggcgtccggatcggggtcggggtgcagttaaagtacctcggcctcattctggacagtccttggaccttccgtgctcactttcagcacctggtccctcgtttgttgggggtggctggcgcgttaagccggcttcttccctacatcggggggcctgaccaggtgacgcgccgtctctatacgggggtggtgcggtcaatggccttatacggggcacccgtgtggggccagtccctggccgtgggggtagtgaagttgctgcaacggccgcaacgcaccatcgcggtcagggtcatacgtggttatcgcaccatctcttttgaggcggcgtgtgtactggctgggacgccgccttgggtcctggaggcggaggcgctcgccgctgactatcagtggcgggctaaccttcgtgcctggggcgtggcgcgtcccagcctcagtgtggtcagagcgcggagggcccaatctcggcggtccgtgctggagtcatggtccaggcggctggccgatccttcggctggccgtaggaccgtcgaggcgattcgcccgattcttgtggattgggtaaatcgtgacagaggacgcctcactttccggctcacgcaggtgctcactgggcatggttgcttcggtgagttcctgcaccggatcggagccgagccgacggcagagtgttaccattgtggttgcgacttggacacggcggagcacacgctcgttgcttgccccgcatgggaggggtggcgccgtgtcctcgtcgcaaaaataggaaacgacttgtcgttgccgagtgttgtggcatcgatgctcggcgacgacgagtcgtggaagacgatgttcgacttctgcgagtgcaccatctcgcagaaggaggcggcggggcgcgtgagagaggcacaagcccgccgccgtcgagcgggggccagggaggcggatctcgcccaagccctggccctctaagtgtttcgggtccccctcatatgtcggtctggggcccggcgaagggggcctaagaagacgacgtgcaagctgctttgcacgcgttttacgcaagagcatacgggtgatggaaggccggctatcctcgacccacgctggttctgacccagcggggtatttcgtaggataacccattcaaaccggcgccatctaggcgggcttcagacagcctgccgaccgggagggctggtggtcgtggcgccgacgatcgctggcccggcgtcccgagggggacggtgatgggagagatgtgctccgcactaaacgcttcactttcctccctttgcctcttcatgagttctgtctcatgcgaggtttggacgttggttgttgagcgacaggaggttttagttggTTCgactccatccccagtggagggtgggagaccggcgatttcctccggaccaaaaaaaaaaaacccgtgtaTAATAGCTATTTTTGTCGACTGTCGGTTGTGCTATGTAGTTAATTACCCGAGGATGTTGGCAATTCTAGAGACCCAGTCAGACCATTGGCTATGAAGAATGGGCACTGTTCGAagttcgttaaaataaattgtttttactgGTATTCAGCGCAAATCTTGGCGTCGGTTCATAGTATAATTGCGGAAATGCATTGTGGATGAAAACTTTGGTTTCATGGCGGATGTTGcgaagataaaaataaagatgagGAGATTCATCAATATTATTGAATTCCTCGGAGCATTCttcataaagtattttttttttcttgaaacttACAGGGCAACGGGGCCATTATGATTATTTACGCTGCAAATGATGCCATTAAGTGCGGTATGTCTGAGAATTTGAGAACATGATTTTCTGGTCATAATCTTCTCTCTAGCTTCTTGAAGGTAATTCGTCGCGATCTGTTTCTCTTCCTACAATAATGTGGATTGTTAATATTATAGTGAATAtgtgttaaaatataattatttatgaacATGCAACAACATCTTTCTATATTAGCTTGGTTTTAGAGTAAACGCTTTGCCCATTGAGAAACGTAAGTTCAACCCCGTTAAAAAGCCAAGGAAACgctataaaaaagaaatgaGCGCTTTGGAAAACCATGGCTGGATTATATCCACTGGAGCTTGCAGATTGTTTATTTGGAATTAGAGGGTTCTTCCGAAAAGACCGCTCACTGAACGAATTAAACTCCAATCGATGTACGATGTCCAATAGATGTAGGTATATGCGAAAAgatatattaattgaatttaaagttTAGATGGGCCCTCCAGAGTTAAAAAGTAATATGGGAGAACATTCCTTCAATATTCAGATTGTaatctaaaaatgtttttatttattgcttagatgggtggacgagctcacagcccacctggtgtcaagtggttactgtagcccatagacatctacaacgtaaatgcgccacccaccttgagatataagttctaagatctcagtatagttacgacggctgccctaccctacagaccgaaacgcattattgcttcacggcagaaataggcagggcggtgctacctacccgcgcggactcacaagaggtcctaccaccagtacgatGTCCAATAGATGTATGTGCGAAAAgatatattaattgaatttaaagttTAGATGGGCCCTCCAAAGATAAAAAGTAATATGGGAATGCTTGACGAGAACATTCCTTCAATATTCAGATTGTGATCTCAAATATTCTTGCTGAACAGTATTGATACGCTACACATATGCGTTGTGCAGAAATTGTATTGATTATCTTTCCTTAACACCAACAGTGCGTAAGAGGCAAGGGAATACTTACATTAACAAATCCCCAGCCGGAAACGTAAGCTTCTTCGTCATACGGTGGGTATTTCATGAGCGCAACTCTGCTGCAGTTCGCGCTTAGCTTTAACTGTGTTTTTAGCAGCACCAGCGCTATATCATACACCGCTGATTCGCTGTCATGGCCAGAATGTATTGCGTATTTATGACCCGATGACGTTATACCTAGATCCTTGTTCTCGTGGCCGGTGTTAATTAAGATTCCTTTAATAATACCATTTCCGCAACACTTCAAGCAATGTGCCGCTGTCATGACTATGTTTTGAGTGATTATCGAAGCACCGCACCTCCAATTACTGACTTCACCGTCTAGAAGGCAACTGGTCCCCATAAACGCTGCATGGGGCTGCCTCTCTATCTTCACGTGTTCACCATCAATGATGAACGGATCCATTTTCCTGTCACATGCTATCAACGGTAGTAATGACAGTATAATAATAGCCTTTATTGACATACTCGGTCTGACTACGGAATTCGCTGTGTTTACCAGGATTGCGTTAGCGATCGAAGTTAATTACAGTATCGGCGAAAATGCAGGTAATTGCAGCACATAATTTTTTAATGCGTATCgctaatgaattgaaattaatttgattGTAAGCTGTGCTGGTGCAACTTCAGAAATAGTCGTCGACTAAGAAATAAGACGCCCGGCGTACTACCATATCAAGCGATGCTACTATATCTGTGGTCATATCTCGCAGAcggatattaattttattaagggTACAAATGTTAAACGCATTGTTTCCACGAAAACTTACATAATAAAGGCATTgcggaattaaaattaaaccttgTTATTGATGTTAGATATCACAAAGCACGATATCACGAAGTAGCCATGTGCTCGTGTTTGGTGGGCGGAACGGGATAGCCGATTTTTCTACCTCATgtatcaaggtgagtggcagtaGTTACTTTGTGGCGTCTATGGGCTTCACTCAACCGTACCACGTAATATAGGTGATCCGTAATTATTCGTACATCCATCTATAAAGAAGAACTTAGAAAAAAGATTGAGTACGACTGGAGCTATGAAACGTTTTTCATATTAGTGGATTAAATGCTTTATGTTTATTTGCCTTGTTTAAAACTATGTCCTCCTTAAGCTATTGTCCCTAGCTCAAAATTAATAGCGTTTTATTCAGTCTCGTTTTCGTAAGGAGACcttttttgtttcctacctaagctgatagccttgagaggctatttcagcgtaaccttaaatagtaggtgagctcacgggattcAAACCGGAGTAATGCTAGCACTGACCTAACTGCCTACCTGCTAGCtgctagcaagagcaatgcttcgcagaatctgccaccggatcagTGGGCGAGCATCTACCGAGCAAAGACATCCGTTTCcatcaaaacataaatatatgttcGAGTTGTAATAGCAGTTTTACTTCCTTATTTCCTTTAACTCTTACAGTAAAAACCTCTCATTatcgtaaaaaaataaaggttttggACTGTCCACTGCACGAAGGCACTCGTTTCCCTCAAAACATACTTTTGAATATCTACTCATATGACGGTTTTTCGTTCTTATTTCGTTAAACTTTAGCAGCAAAAACATTTGCTTTGTTAATGTTACTCGACGATTGTTAtgtcattaaaatatgtatttacgtCTTTGttgcaaaaatataattatagtagAAGTACCTACGCTTGAAGACGCGTAGTtgacttgtaactatactgagacccttagaacttatatctcaagtagggtggcgcatttacgttgtagatgtctatgggctccagtaaccacttaacaccaggtgggctgtgagctcgtccacccatctaagcaataaaaaaagttggatATTCATTGGTTTTCTGAATAAAATGTAGTTTTTCAAGCACCATCAACGTAAACgcttttttttagtgcttagttgtgtggatgatctcacagcccacctggtgtgaagtggttactggagcccatagacatctacaacgtaaatgcgccacccatcttaagatataagttctaaggtctcaagtatagttttacaacggctgccccacctttcaaaccgaaatgcattactctttcacggcagaaataggcagggtggtggtacctacccgtgcggactcacaagaggtcctaacaccagtaattacgcaaattataattttgcggatttgatttttattacacgatgttattccttcaccgtggaagtcaatcgtgaacactggttgagtacgtatttcattagaaaaattggtacccgcctgagattcgaacaccggtgcatcgctcaacgcgtatgcaccggacgtcttatcctttaggccacgacgacttcaacgacgAATTTACCACtggataggaatcgcgacccgccgagaagatccggcgagaagagggctgatgcatgggttaggttgcacgtcgaactctttgccgagttctaCGAGTACGATTACCAGGATCCCTAAggctgctcctagtgttagagctgaaggcatctaatgctagagttattggatctgaaggatctgtaaggacgtgtctagggcgatgacggtgactggctcttgCGTGATCAGAattcggagagtagtcagcggcggcaacgataaggcgattatcatcaCGAATAGTAGAAGTACTTACGCTGAAGATGCATAGTTGGATATTCATTGGATTTTCTGAATAAAATGTAAAGTTTTTCAAGCGACATCAACGTAAGCCTTTTCTATCTCGTCTACTCTACACAGGCAAACGAAGGGTTGTGCTACGGCTACTTGAAATATGAGACCGGTGTCATGAGTTTAAATGAaaagtgtaataaaatgaagtaGAATCAGTACGGCGGTAGCAGTTTAACAAGACTACCATCTGATTGTTGTTTTGAAAGAACTTGAGAAACCAAAGCcagccatttaaaaaaatgaaaataacattAATGTAACCTTAAAAAACTTAggttgacaaaataaaacaaatcaaataactatacttgagaccttagaactgatataaaatatatcaaagtgggtggcgcattttcattgtagatgtctatgggttccagtaaccacttaagaccaggtgggctgtgagctcgtccaccaatctaagcaataaaaaaaacaaaaaaaaaacagttattatattttctgcaaaaaactgttacaataaatcagtatacttttattacaataaacctTTCAATTATCAAACCTGGTTCGCATTCAAAGCATATCAACCACGCCTTTGACATTTACGAGGTCAGTCCTTAACAAAAGCAATCTATTCATTGCAAAGATATTGCCTAGTTTTAGAGAAAATCTGATACAGTCCTCAGTAAGCTGTTTTCTGGCAATTACTTGTAGACTACC contains the following coding sequences:
- the LOC110386035 gene encoding chymotrypsin, encoding MDPFIIDGEHVKIERQPHAAFMGTSCLLDGEVSNWRCGASIITQNIVMTAAHCLKCCGNGIIKGILINTGHENKDLGITSSGHKYAIHSGHDSESAVYDIALVLLKTQLKLSANCSRVALMKYPPYDEEAYVSGWGFVNEEKQIATNYLQEAREKIMTRKSCSQILRHTALNGIICSVNNHNGPVAL